One Meleagris gallopavo isolate NT-WF06-2002-E0010 breed Aviagen turkey brand Nicholas breeding stock chromosome 11, Turkey_5.1, whole genome shotgun sequence genomic region harbors:
- the TRIP12 gene encoding E3 ubiquitin-protein ligase TRIP12 isoform X2, producing the protein MFIMVVRMFSLMCSNCPTLAVQLMKQNIAETLHFLLCGASNGSCQEQIDLVPRSPQELYELTSLICELMPCLPKEGIFAVDTMLKKGNAQNTDGAIWQWRDDRGLWHPYNRIDSRIIEAAHQVGEDEISLSTLGRVYTIDFNSMQQINEDTGTARAIQRKPNPLANTNTSGHSELKKDDARAQLMKEDPELAKSFIKTLFGVLYEVYSSSAGPAVRHKCLRAILRIIYFADAELLKDVLKNHAVSSHIASMLSSQDLKIVVGALQMAEILMQKLPDIFSVYFRREGVMHQVKNLAESEALLTSPPKVCTNGSGTLGTTTTISTGTATAATNAAADLGSPSLQHSREDSLDLSPQGRLSDVLKRKRLPKRGPRRPKYSPPRDDDKVDNQAKSPTTTQSPKSSFLASLNPKTWGRLSTQSNSNNIEPARTAGVSGLARAASKDTISNNREKIKGWIKEQAHKFVDRYFSSENMDGSNPALNVLQRLCTATEQLNLQVDGGTECLVEIRSIVSESDVSSFEIQHSGFVKQLLLYLTSKSEKDAVSRDIRLKRFLHVFFSSPLPGEEPLGRLEPLENAPLLALVHKMNNCLSQMEQFPVKVHDFPSGNGTGSRGSQALKFFNTHQLKCQLQRHPDCANVKQWKGGPVKIDPLALVQAIERYLVVRGYGRVREDDEDSDDDGSDEEIDESLAAQFLNSGNVRHRLQFYIGDHLLPYNMTVYQAVKLYSLQAEEERESTDDESNPLGRAGIWTKTHTIWYKPVREDEDGNKDCVGGKRGRAQTAPTKTSPRNSKKHDELWHDGVCPSVLNPLEVYLISTPPENITFEDPSLDVILLLRVLHAISRYWYYLYDNAICKEIIPTSEFINSKLTAKANRQLQDPLVIMTGNIPTWLTELGKTCPFFFPFDTRQMLFYVTAFDRDRAMQRLLDTNPEINQSDSQDSRVAPRLDRKKVSICGSSFSKWNV; encoded by the exons ATGTTCATCATGGTGGTGCGCATGTTTTCCTTGATGTGTTCCAATTGTCCAACGCTTGCAGTCCAACTTATGAAGCAAA ACATTGCAGAAACACTTCACTTTCTCCTTTGTGGAGCCTCAAATGGGAGTTGTCAAGAACAAATTGACCTTGTTCCACGAAGTCCTCAAGAACTCTATGAGCTTACTTCTCTTATCTG TGAACTGATGCCTTGTCTGCCAAAAGAGGGGATATTTGCTGTTGATACTATgctaaagaaaggaaatgcacaAAATACAGATGGTGCGATATGGCAATGGCGAGATGACAGGGGTCTCTGGCATCCCTATAACAGGATTGATAGTCGAATAATAGAG GCAGCTCATCAGGTTGGTGAGGATGAGATAAGTCTGTCGACACTTGGACGTGTCTATACTATTGATTTTAACTCTATGCAGCAAATAAATGAGGATACTGGAACAGCACGTGCCATTCAGCGGAAACCAAACCCTTTAGCCAATACAAACACTA GTGGACATTCAGAATTGAAGAAGGATGATGCTCGAGCACAACTAATGAAAGAAGACCCAGAATTGGCAAAATCCTTTATCAAAACACTGTTTGGTGTTCTTTATGAAGTGTATAGTTCTTCAGCTGGACCTGCTGTTAGACACAAGTGCCTTAGAGCAATACttagaataatttattttgctgatgCTGAACTCCTGAAGGATGTGCTGAAAAACCATGCTGTGTCAAG TCATATTGCCTCCATGCTGTCAAGTCAAGACCTTAAGATAGTAGTTGGAGCCCTGCAGATGGCAGAAATCTTAATGCAAAAGCTACCTGACATTTTTAGTGTTTACTTCAGAAGAGAAG GAGTGATGCATCAAGTGAAAAACTTAGCGGAATCTGAGGCTTTGCTAACGAGCCCACCAAAAGTATGCACTAATGGATCAGGAACGCTGGGTACCACTACAACTATAAGTACTGGAACAGCCACTGCTGCCACTAATGCAGCTGCAGATCTGGGCTCTCCCAGCTTACAGCACAGCCGGGAGGATTCTTTGGATCTAAGCCCACAGGG ACGACTGAGTGATgttctaaagagaaaaagactGCCAAAACGGGGGCCAAGGAGACCAAAATATTCTCCTCCAAGAGATGATGACAAAGTAGACAATCAAG caaaaagtCCTACAACTACTCAATCtcctaaatcttccttcttaGCAAGTTTGAATCCTAAAACATGGGGAAGATTAAGTACACAGTCTAACAGTAATAACATTGAACCAGCACGAACAGCAGGTGTAAGTGGTCTTGCAAGAGCTGCTTCCAAGGATACAATTTCCAATAACAG agaaaaaattaaGGGTTGGATTAAGGAGCAAGCCCATAAATTTGTAGACCGTTATTTTAGTTcggaaaacatggatggaagCAATCCTGCACTAAATGTATTACAGAGACTTTGCACTGCAACTGAACAACTTAACCTCCAG GTGGATGGTGGAACAGAGTGCCTTGTAGAAATCCGTAGCATTGTCTCGGAGTCTGACGTCTCCTCATTTGAAATCCAGCATAGTGGATTTGTGAAACAACTGCTGCTTTATTTGACATCTAAAAGTGAGAAAGATGCTGTAAGCAGGGATATCAGATTGAAAAGAtttcttcatgtatttttctcctctcca CTTCCTGGAGAGGAACCCCTTGGAAGATTAGAGCCATTAGAAAATGCACCTTTGTTGGCATTAGTCCATAAAATGAATAATTGCCTCAGTCAGATGGAGCAGTTTCCAGTGAAAGTGCATGACTTCCCCAGTggaaatggaacagggagcag AGGATCCCAAGCTTTAAAATTCTTCAATACACATCAGTTAAAATGTCAGCTGCAAAGACATCCAGACTGTGCTAATGTGAAACAGTGGAAGGGTGGACCTGTGAAGATTGATCCTCTGGCTTTGGTTCAAGCCATTGAAAGATATCTTGTTGTTAGAG GTTATGGAAGAGTTAGAGAAGATGATGAGGATAGTGATGATGATGGGTCAGATGAAGAAATAGATGAATCTTTG GCTGCTCAATTCTTAAATTCAGGGAATGTGAGACATAGATTGCAGTTTTACATTGGGGATCACTTGCTACCATATAATATGACTGTGTATCAAGCAGTTAAGCTGTACAGTTTGCAagctgaggaggagagggaatCAACTGATGATGAAAGCAACCCATTAGGAAGAGCTGGGATTTGGACAAAAACACATACCATTTG GTACAAACCTGTACGGGAGGATGAAGATGGTAACAAAGACTGCGTTGGTGGTAAAAGAGGAAGAGCTCAAACTGCTCCCACAAAAACCTCACCTAGGAATTCTAAAAAACATGATGAATTGTGGCATG ATGGTGTATGCCCTTCAGTATTGAATCCTTTAGAAGTTTACCTCATATCTACTCCTCCTGAAAACATAACATTTGAAGATCCTTCATTAGATGTTATTCTTCTTTTGAGAGTTTTACATGCTATCAGTCGATACTGGTATTATTTGTATGAT AATGCAATATGCAAGGAGATTATTCCAACTTCAGAATTTATCAACAGTAAACtgacagcaaaagcaaacagacagCTTCAAGATCCACTGGTAATTATGACAGGAAACATACCCACATGGCTGACAGAACTTGGAAAAACATG cccatttttctttccatttgatACCCGACAAATGCTGTTTTATGTAACTGCTTTTGATCGTGATCGAGCCATGCAAAGACTACTGGATACTAATCCAGAAATCAATCAATCAGATTCTCAGGATAGCAGAGTGGCACCACGACTGGACAGGAAAAAAGTAAGTATATGTggttcttctttttcaaaatggaatgtgtga
- the TRIP12 gene encoding E3 ubiquitin-protein ligase TRIP12 isoform X1, protein MFIMVVRMFSLMCSNCPTLAVQLMKQNIAETLHFLLCGASNGSCQEQIDLVPRSPQELYELTSLICELMPCLPKEGIFAVDTMLKKGNAQNTDGAIWQWRDDRGLWHPYNRIDSRIIEAAHQVGEDEISLSTLGRVYTIDFNSMQQINEDTGTARAIQRKPNPLANTNTSGHSELKKDDARAQLMKEDPELAKSFIKTLFGVLYEVYSSSAGPAVRHKCLRAILRIIYFADAELLKDVLKNHAVSSHIASMLSSQDLKIVVGALQMAEILMQKLPDIFSVYFRREGVMHQVKNLAESEALLTSPPKVCTNGSGTLGTTTTISTGTATAATNAAADLGSPSLQHSREDSLDLSPQGRLSDVLKRKRLPKRGPRRPKYSPPRDDDKVDNQAKSPTTTQSPKSSFLASLNPKTWGRLSTQSNSNNIEPARTAGVSGLARAASKDTISNNREKIKGWIKEQAHKFVDRYFSSENMDGSNPALNVLQRLCTATEQLNLQVDGGTECLVEIRSIVSESDVSSFEIQHSGFVKQLLLYLTSKSEKDAVSRDIRLKRFLHVFFSSPLPGEEPLGRLEPLENAPLLALVHKMNNCLSQMEQFPVKVHDFPSGNGTGSSFSLNRGSQALKFFNTHQLKCQLQRHPDCANVKQWKGGPVKIDPLALVQAIERYLVVRGYGRVREDDEDSDDDGSDEEIDESLAAQFLNSGNVRHRLQFYIGDHLLPYNMTVYQAVKLYSLQAEEERESTDDESNPLGRAGIWTKTHTIWYKPVREDEDGNKDCVGGKRGRAQTAPTKTSPRNSKKHDELWHDGVCPSVLNPLEVYLISTPPENITFEDPSLDVILLLRVLHAISRYWYYLYDNAICKEIIPTSEFINSKLTAKANRQLQDPLVIMTGNIPTWLTELGKTCPFFFPFDTRQMLFYVTAFDRDRAMQRLLDTNPEINQSDSQDSRVAPRLDRKKVSICGSSFSKWNV, encoded by the exons ATGTTCATCATGGTGGTGCGCATGTTTTCCTTGATGTGTTCCAATTGTCCAACGCTTGCAGTCCAACTTATGAAGCAAA ACATTGCAGAAACACTTCACTTTCTCCTTTGTGGAGCCTCAAATGGGAGTTGTCAAGAACAAATTGACCTTGTTCCACGAAGTCCTCAAGAACTCTATGAGCTTACTTCTCTTATCTG TGAACTGATGCCTTGTCTGCCAAAAGAGGGGATATTTGCTGTTGATACTATgctaaagaaaggaaatgcacaAAATACAGATGGTGCGATATGGCAATGGCGAGATGACAGGGGTCTCTGGCATCCCTATAACAGGATTGATAGTCGAATAATAGAG GCAGCTCATCAGGTTGGTGAGGATGAGATAAGTCTGTCGACACTTGGACGTGTCTATACTATTGATTTTAACTCTATGCAGCAAATAAATGAGGATACTGGAACAGCACGTGCCATTCAGCGGAAACCAAACCCTTTAGCCAATACAAACACTA GTGGACATTCAGAATTGAAGAAGGATGATGCTCGAGCACAACTAATGAAAGAAGACCCAGAATTGGCAAAATCCTTTATCAAAACACTGTTTGGTGTTCTTTATGAAGTGTATAGTTCTTCAGCTGGACCTGCTGTTAGACACAAGTGCCTTAGAGCAATACttagaataatttattttgctgatgCTGAACTCCTGAAGGATGTGCTGAAAAACCATGCTGTGTCAAG TCATATTGCCTCCATGCTGTCAAGTCAAGACCTTAAGATAGTAGTTGGAGCCCTGCAGATGGCAGAAATCTTAATGCAAAAGCTACCTGACATTTTTAGTGTTTACTTCAGAAGAGAAG GAGTGATGCATCAAGTGAAAAACTTAGCGGAATCTGAGGCTTTGCTAACGAGCCCACCAAAAGTATGCACTAATGGATCAGGAACGCTGGGTACCACTACAACTATAAGTACTGGAACAGCCACTGCTGCCACTAATGCAGCTGCAGATCTGGGCTCTCCCAGCTTACAGCACAGCCGGGAGGATTCTTTGGATCTAAGCCCACAGGG ACGACTGAGTGATgttctaaagagaaaaagactGCCAAAACGGGGGCCAAGGAGACCAAAATATTCTCCTCCAAGAGATGATGACAAAGTAGACAATCAAG caaaaagtCCTACAACTACTCAATCtcctaaatcttccttcttaGCAAGTTTGAATCCTAAAACATGGGGAAGATTAAGTACACAGTCTAACAGTAATAACATTGAACCAGCACGAACAGCAGGTGTAAGTGGTCTTGCAAGAGCTGCTTCCAAGGATACAATTTCCAATAACAG agaaaaaattaaGGGTTGGATTAAGGAGCAAGCCCATAAATTTGTAGACCGTTATTTTAGTTcggaaaacatggatggaagCAATCCTGCACTAAATGTATTACAGAGACTTTGCACTGCAACTGAACAACTTAACCTCCAG GTGGATGGTGGAACAGAGTGCCTTGTAGAAATCCGTAGCATTGTCTCGGAGTCTGACGTCTCCTCATTTGAAATCCAGCATAGTGGATTTGTGAAACAACTGCTGCTTTATTTGACATCTAAAAGTGAGAAAGATGCTGTAAGCAGGGATATCAGATTGAAAAGAtttcttcatgtatttttctcctctcca CTTCCTGGAGAGGAACCCCTTGGAAGATTAGAGCCATTAGAAAATGCACCTTTGTTGGCATTAGTCCATAAAATGAATAATTGCCTCAGTCAGATGGAGCAGTTTCCAGTGAAAGTGCATGACTTCCCCAGTggaaatggaacagggagcag TTTTTCTCTTAACAGAGGATCCCAAGCTTTAAAATTCTTCAATACACATCAGTTAAAATGTCAGCTGCAAAGACATCCAGACTGTGCTAATGTGAAACAGTGGAAGGGTGGACCTGTGAAGATTGATCCTCTGGCTTTGGTTCAAGCCATTGAAAGATATCTTGTTGTTAGAG GTTATGGAAGAGTTAGAGAAGATGATGAGGATAGTGATGATGATGGGTCAGATGAAGAAATAGATGAATCTTTG GCTGCTCAATTCTTAAATTCAGGGAATGTGAGACATAGATTGCAGTTTTACATTGGGGATCACTTGCTACCATATAATATGACTGTGTATCAAGCAGTTAAGCTGTACAGTTTGCAagctgaggaggagagggaatCAACTGATGATGAAAGCAACCCATTAGGAAGAGCTGGGATTTGGACAAAAACACATACCATTTG GTACAAACCTGTACGGGAGGATGAAGATGGTAACAAAGACTGCGTTGGTGGTAAAAGAGGAAGAGCTCAAACTGCTCCCACAAAAACCTCACCTAGGAATTCTAAAAAACATGATGAATTGTGGCATG ATGGTGTATGCCCTTCAGTATTGAATCCTTTAGAAGTTTACCTCATATCTACTCCTCCTGAAAACATAACATTTGAAGATCCTTCATTAGATGTTATTCTTCTTTTGAGAGTTTTACATGCTATCAGTCGATACTGGTATTATTTGTATGAT AATGCAATATGCAAGGAGATTATTCCAACTTCAGAATTTATCAACAGTAAACtgacagcaaaagcaaacagacagCTTCAAGATCCACTGGTAATTATGACAGGAAACATACCCACATGGCTGACAGAACTTGGAAAAACATG cccatttttctttccatttgatACCCGACAAATGCTGTTTTATGTAACTGCTTTTGATCGTGATCGAGCCATGCAAAGACTACTGGATACTAATCCAGAAATCAATCAATCAGATTCTCAGGATAGCAGAGTGGCACCACGACTGGACAGGAAAAAAGTAAGTATATGTggttcttctttttcaaaatggaatgtgtga
- the LOC104912556 gene encoding LOW QUALITY PROTEIN: E3 ubiquitin-protein ligase TRIP12-like (The sequence of the model RefSeq protein was modified relative to this genomic sequence to represent the inferred CDS: inserted 1 base in 1 codon), producing MVEEPYVVLSVSTPDPFDKFRPISFKDEYHEGLRTVNRDELLKQAESVMQDLGSSRAMLEIQYENEVGTGLGPTLEFYALVSQELQRADLGLWRGEEVTLANPKGSQEGTKYIHNLQGLFALPFGRTAKPAHIAKVKMKFRFLGKLMAKAIMDFRLVDLPLGLPFYKWMLRQETSLTSHDLFSIDPVVAKSIYHLEDIVRQKKRLEQDKTQTKESLQYALETLTMNGCSVEDLGLDFTLPGFPNIELXKGGKDTPVTIHNLEEYLRLVIFWALNEGVARQFDSFRDGFESVFPLSHLQYFYPEELEQLLCGSKTDTWDAKTLMECCRPDHGYTHDSRAVKYLFEILSSFDSEQQRLFLQFVTGSPRLPVGGFRSLNPPLTIVRKTFESTENPDDFLPSVMTCVNYLKLPDYSTIEIMREKLLIAAREGQQSFHLS from the exons ATGGTAGAGGAGCCATATGTAGTCTTGTCTGTCTCCACCCCTGATCCATTTGACAAATTCAGGCCTATTTCTTTTAAGGATGAATACCATGAAGGTTTA CGCACTGTGAACAGAGATGAGCTGTTGAAACAGGCAGAATCTGTGATGCAGGATCTAGGCAGTTCAAGAGCCATGTTGGAAATCCAGTATGAGAATGAA GTTGGTACAGGCCTGGGCCCTACGCTAGAGTTCTATGCACTTGTATCTCAGGAACTACAGAGAGCAGACTTAGGCCTTTGGAGGGGAGAAGAAGTAACTTTAGCCAATCCAAAAG GAAGCCAAGAAGGTACCAAGTATATTCATAATCTCCAAGGCCTTTTTGCACTTCCTTTTGGTAGAACAGCTAAGCCAGCTCACATTGCAAAAGTTAAAATGAAGTTCCGCTTTCTGGGAAAACTAATGGCTAAGGCAATCATGGATTTTAGACTG GTGGACCTTCCTCTTGGACTTCCTTTTTATAAATGGATGTTACGCCAGGAAACTTCTTTGACGTCGCATGACTTGTTCAGTATTGATCCAGTAGTAGCCAAATCAATATATCACCTTGAAGATATTgtaagacaaaagaaaagactTGAGCAGGACAAAACACAG accAAAGAAAGTCTACAGTATGCATTGGAAACTCTGACTATGAATGGCTGCTCAGTGGAGGATCTAGGGCTGGATTTCACACTTCCTGGGTTTCCTAATATAGAGC aaaaagggggaaaagataCACCGGTCACCATCCACAATTTAGAGGAGTATCTCAGA TTGGTTATATTCTGGGCACTTAATGAAGGTGTTGCCAGACAGTTTGATTCTTTTAGAGATGGATTTGAGTCAGTCTTCCCCCTCAGTCATCTTCAGTACTTCTATCCTGAGGAG TTGGAGCAACTCTTATGTGGCAGCAAAACAGACACATGGGATGCCAAGACCTTAATGGAATGTTGCAGGCCAGATCACGGTTATACACATGACAG tcGAGCAGTGAAGTATCTCTTTGAAATTCTCAGTAGCTTTGATAGTGAGCAGCAGAgactgtttcttcagtttgtgaCTGGTAGTCCCAGGCTGCCAGTAGGAG GCTTTCGAAGTTTGAATCCTCCACTGACAATTGTACGGAAGACATTTGAGTCTACAGAGAATCCAGATGACTTCTTGCCCTCAGTAATGACTTGTGTGAACTATCTCAAATTGCCGGACTATTCAACTATTGAGATAATGCGTGAAAAACTCTTGATAGCTGCAAGAGAAGGGCAGCAGTCATTCCATCTTTCCTGA